In a single window of the Prochlorococcus marinus str. AS9601 genome:
- a CDS encoding TerC family protein, whose amino-acid sequence MDSAAINSFIPTLDQVDSWYEIFTLLPILIALELLLSADNAVALASLTKSLDTSELRSRALNIGITISLLFRIILIILSNVLLKFILIRVFAGFYLIYLFFSNVFLNSDIENTENGTENNKNNFRFLRVVALLSITDFAFSIDSITTAVAISDQYILIIFGAVIGVLALRFTSGIFLKLLDIFSRLETAGYVAILIVGIKLLLNTLVKESILPDYYFYFLILFAFIWGFSKK is encoded by the coding sequence ATGGATTCAGCTGCAATAAATTCTTTTATACCCACGCTAGATCAGGTAGATAGTTGGTACGAAATCTTTACACTTTTACCAATATTAATTGCTCTAGAATTATTATTATCGGCAGATAATGCTGTCGCACTAGCTTCTCTTACTAAATCCCTCGACACTTCAGAATTAAGGTCAAGAGCCTTAAATATTGGCATAACAATATCTTTATTATTTAGGATTATTCTGATCATATTATCTAATGTTCTTCTAAAGTTTATTCTTATTAGAGTTTTTGCTGGTTTTTATTTAATATACTTATTCTTCTCAAATGTTTTTTTAAATTCAGATATAGAAAACACCGAAAATGGGACTGAAAATAATAAAAATAATTTTAGGTTCTTAAGAGTTGTAGCACTTCTTTCAATTACTGATTTTGCTTTTTCCATAGATAGCATCACTACTGCAGTAGCTATCAGTGATCAATACATATTAATTATATTTGGAGCTGTGATTGGTGTATTAGCCTTAAGATTTACATCGGGGATTTTTCTAAAACTTCTGGATATATTTTCTAGATTAGAAACAGCTGGTTACGTAGCAATTTTAATAGTGGGGATTAAACTTTTACTAAATACGTTAGTTAAAGAATCTATTCTTCCAGACTATTATTTTTATTTTTTGATTCTTTTTGCTTTTATTTGGGGATTCTCTAAAAAATAA
- the fmt gene encoding methionyl-tRNA formyltransferase yields the protein MRIIFWGTPEYSIASLDIFIKSKHEVIGVVSQPDKKRSRGNKLISSPVKSFAEQESIKIYTPVKIRDNIHFINELKSLSCDLFIVIAYGKILPKEILEIPKFGCWNAHASLLPRWRGAAPIQWSLIKGDKFTGVGIMKMNEGLDTGDLLLEEKIKIGNEDNLNTLSEKLSILSAKLFLKAASLLEENFYKNTKSQLTKQNSLGREITYARMIEKSDFRVDWGNQAIAISQKIKGLYPRANTIFRGKNLKILKIKVLSSDEIKNEKYLFMSDYSRPGIILAVIEDEGIIISTKTDPIILLEAKLEGKNISSKKQLIQQLKPSVGEYLSD from the coding sequence GAGAATTATATTCTGGGGAACACCTGAATATTCAATTGCTAGCCTTGATATTTTTATTAAATCTAAGCACGAAGTAATTGGAGTAGTTAGCCAACCCGATAAGAAAAGATCTAGGGGAAATAAATTAATATCCTCTCCTGTTAAAAGCTTTGCCGAGCAAGAATCTATAAAAATTTATACTCCAGTAAAAATCAGGGACAATATACATTTTATAAATGAACTTAAATCACTATCTTGTGATTTATTTATTGTTATTGCTTACGGGAAAATATTACCAAAAGAGATATTAGAAATCCCAAAATTTGGATGCTGGAACGCACATGCTTCATTACTTCCAAGATGGCGAGGTGCAGCCCCAATCCAATGGTCGCTAATAAAGGGTGATAAATTTACTGGTGTAGGAATTATGAAAATGAATGAGGGACTAGATACTGGCGACTTATTATTGGAAGAAAAAATTAAAATTGGTAATGAAGATAATTTAAATACACTATCGGAAAAACTTAGTATTTTGTCTGCAAAATTATTTTTAAAAGCCGCATCACTACTCGAAGAAAATTTTTATAAAAATACTAAATCTCAATTAACAAAACAAAATTCCCTTGGAAGAGAAATTACTTACGCAAGAATGATTGAAAAATCAGACTTTAGAGTTGATTGGGGTAATCAGGCAATTGCTATTTCTCAAAAAATAAAAGGATTATACCCACGAGCAAATACAATTTTTAGAGGTAAGAACCTAAAAATACTTAAAATCAAAGTTTTGAGTAGCGATGAAATTAAAAATGAAAAATACCTTTTCATGAGCGATTATTCAAGACCAGGTATTATTCTTGCTGTAATAGAAGATGAAGGAATAATAATTTCAACTAAAACTGATCCGATTATATTGTTAGAAGCGAAACTTGAAGGCAAAAACATTTCTAGCAAAAAGCAATTGATACAACAGTTAAAGCCATCAGTAGGTGAATATCTCTCAGATTAA